Sequence from the bacterium genome:
TAATGGCGATAATACCAATCCTCAGTGGTATCTTTTGACCGCAGCTTTATACCGTGATTATGGACTGATGAAACAGGCTGAGAATTCTATATTGGCGTTAATTGCGTTGAAGCCTGATATGGCACAAGCTCACATCATGCTGGCGACATTGTATAAAGAAACAGGGCGTCTTGAAGAAGCAAAAGTTGAAGAAGAACTGGCACGTAAATTCAGTGAAGGAGCCGGTACTCAAAAAAAGTAATTGATAAAAAAGCCGATAAGAAAAAGAAAAAAAAGAAAAAAGAAAAATAAGTATTCAAAAAGCCCGTGAGCAATCGCGGGCTTTTTTATTTAAAGTTAAACTTGTTTTTTCGTACGGTTACGATTATTTTACTTGCCCTATTCTAATGACCAAAATTGATGATCTTACATTTTAATTTCTTACTTGAGGCGGAACGCATGCTGGCAATAATGATAAAAGGCTTTATTCTTGGATGGTCAGTAGCTTGGCCGCCTGGTCCTATCAATACGGAGATGATTCGTCGCGGACTCACTGGAGGATTTTGGAAGGCATACGTGGTCGGCTTAGGTGCTTGCACAGGAGATTTTTTGTGGGCACTGGTTGTAGCGGCAGGTGTGGGCGCTGTGCTCAAAGAAGATTGGGTGAGACCGATTTTGAGTGTGGTCAGTTTTTCATTGTTAATGTATTTAGCTTATACTTTTTTAAACGGTGCCTGGCGTGAGTGGAAAAAAAGAATGAAGGGAGAGCCAATGGCATTTGACGGCAAACCCCAGTCGGCTAAAGCCGGGTACTGGCTCGGTTTGACGATGGCGTTGGTGTCGCCGTGGAATATGGCATTCTGGCTGGCCGTGATGGGCTCTCAATCCGGCGAGATTTTGACATTGTTAGATTCAGTTATTTTGGCAATCTCGGTGGTAACCGGTGCAGCGACATGGGGAATTGTATTGTCAACTGCTGTGAAATTTGGAGCACGTTTTACAACGCCTGCTTGGGAAGTGATCACTCGTGCGCTAACCGGTTTACTCATGTTGGTATTTGCCGTCATTCTGATTGCTCGTTTTATTGAATCGTTATGATCCAACGCGATTATATTCTACGGATGCTCGATACGTTTGCGAAAGTTCTTGCGAAGGCGTTACTCCTTAAGGAACAAAAATTTTTTGATGATGCCGAGAAAGAGCTCGACCATGCCGGTCAACTATTATTTGGTAAAGATTATCCGATTATAAAAAATTTTTCTGAAGAAGATCTGATTAAACTGTTGACATCGGAAAATGGTTTTGATCGTGCGCGTTGTAAAGCACTTGCGAGTGTTTTTAAGGCGGAAGGAGAATTGCTTGAATCGAAAGGGTTAACCCCGTCGTCTCGCTATCGCCAGGCACTGGTTTTAAATATTGAAACTGTTAATCAAAATCCCAATGACCACGGATCAGTTTCAGACGAAATTTCTTGGCTGTTAAACAAAGTGCATCAAAATGAATTTTCCGGGTCTCTCAACCGGCGGCTTTTTCGATATTTCGAAATTATCGGGCGATACGACAAAGCCGAAAATATTTTACACGAACTTATTATTACCGGTGATCGCGATTCAAGAGACGCCGGAATTCTTTTTTACTCTCGTTTAATGCAGGTTTCTGACAATAAATTGCTCGAAGGTGGACTCACGCGTGAAGAAATTACTGAAGCAATGAACGAATTGGTCAAGGACAAAAATCCATAAAGGTAAAACAGGTCAGAGCATGACAGTTCAAGAAGTTATGAAAGAACTTCGTACCATGGGGACAGATCAAAACATAAAAGTTTATCGTCGGCATGGCATGGGCACGAATATGTACGGTGTCAGTTTTTCAAATTTGCAACAGCTAAGAAAGAAAATAAAAACAAATCATACTTTAGCGCAACAATTATGGAAAACAGGTAACGCCGATGCCCGCCACCTTGCGACTATGATCGTTGATCCCGAACTGGCTACAGAACGGCTTATTGATCGATGGACAAAAACGTTGTCCTATTATTTAATAGCCGATCTGCACGCAGGTTGGGTTTGTCAGACGCCGTGGGCAAAAAAGAAAGCTGAAGAATGGATTCGGGCAGAGCACGAATGGATTGGACGAGCCGGCTGGATGTTAATGGCGTATTTGGCTATGGATAAAAATAGTTTTTCAGATGAGTATTTTAAAAAACTGATTTCGGTGATAGAAAAAAAGATTCATCATGGAAAAAACTTTGCCAAACATGCGATGAATAACGCTTTGATCGCCATTGGTATTCGAAATAAATCGCTAAAAGAAGCAGCTCAACAAGCGGCCAAGCGCATCGGCAAAGTCGAAGTGGATCACGGCGAGACGAATTGTAAAACGCCGGATGCAGCGCTTTACATCGAAAAGGCATTTGCACGAAAGCGCTGATGATTGGCCATTTCGTTGTAAGCTTTAATACCTGTGAATTTCGATTCACAGGTATTTTTTTTGTTATGGTAATTGCCAATGAAAAAAATCATGAATAGGGTTTCAAGATTTAGGCTTGCAATTGTCTCGGTCATCGCATAGATTTTAAAATCATTTCCATCCTTTTATAACATTTCTTTTCACTTCAGAGGCGAGGACCCATGCCTGTAGAAAAGCCTAAGAAGAATTCACCCGTAAAAAAGTCTTCCGGAAAAACCATGCTATTTGGCGTTGAGGAATCCAAAGCGCTTCGTGCGAAGTTGTCGCTGCCAAATGAGACTCCGGAACATGCCAGAATGAAAGAATTTACACCCGGCGTTCCGCCGTGGCGCCGTTGGGGGCCGTTTGTGGCTGAGCGGTCATGGGGGACTGTACGCGAAGATTATAGCGACAACGGAGACGCATGGAGTTATCTCAGCCACGATATGGCACGCAGCAAAGCTTTTCGTTGGGGCGAAGACGGTATCGCAGGGTTTTGCGACCGATACCAGGTGCTGACATTTGTGCCGGCGTTCTGGAACGAAAAAGACCCGATTCTAAAAGAGCGGCTGTTCGGTCTGACGCCCAACGAAGGCAACCACGGTGAAGATGTCAAAGAATATTATTTCTATCTCGATAGCGTTCCATCTCATGCTTACAATAAATATTTATACAAATATCCACAGCGTGAATATCCTTATCGGCGGTTAATTGATGAAAACCGTTCACGCAACGGACAGGGCGACGAATTTGAATTGCTTGATACAGGCATTTTTGACGATGACCGCTATTTTGATGTATTTATCGAATACGCTAAAAATGGTCCGGAGGATGTGTACATCAGGATCGAAGTATGGAATCGGGGACCGGAAGACGCTCCGTTTCATTTCGTACCTAATTTTTGGTTTCGTAATAAATGGGGCTGGACTAATCCGAGAACTTCCGAGCCGATAATTGAAATAGGACCGAAAGGAAAAAATTTCGTCAGCGTAGTAGCAGACGATTCCAATATGGAACCGTTCAAAAATCTTCCGTTTCTCTATTTGCTAGGCAAGCGGTATTTATATGCCGAAGGTTCTCCTGCCATGTACTTTACCGACAATGAGACGAATACTGACCGATTGTATCATGCTCCAAACCCGAAACCGTATGTCAAAGATGCGTTTCATCGCTACATCATTCAGAAAGAAAAATGCATCAATCCGGAAAATCACGGAACCAAGTCGTGTTTCCATTATCAGCAAATGATTCCGGCCAAACAATGCAAAGTATTCCGGCTCCGTTTGACTTCGGAAGTATTGAATAATCCGTTTGATAACTTCGATGCGCTGGTGACTGTGCGACAGAAAGAAGCCGATGCATTTTATGAAAACGTTTATCCTCCAAAAGCCAGTGCTGAAGAAAAAAACGTCATGCGGCAGGCATACGCAGGACTTTTATGGACAAAACAAATTTATTTGTATGACGTCAATCGTTGGCTGATCGGGGATAACCCGGATTTTGCTCCGCCAGATTCCCGCCAAAATATTCGTAATTCTCACTGGAGACATTTGAATTCTATGCGCATTTTGTCCATGCCCGATAAATGGGAGTATCCGTGGTTTGCTGCATGGGATCTGGCGTTTCATGCAATCGCGTTTGCTGATATTGATATTGAATACTCGAAAGAAATGTTATGGGTGATGTTGTTCGAACAATTTCAGCATCCCAACGGGCAGATTCCGGCGTATGAGTGGGAATTTTCAGATTTAAATCCGCCTGTTCATGCGCGCGCCGTATGGAAAGTGTATACCATGGATAAAGAGAGAACGGGCAAAGGCGATCTGATTTTCTTGGAAAAATGTTTTCATAAATTACTGATGAATTTCGCGTGGTGGATCAATAAAGTCGATAGTTCAGGCAATAACGTTTTCGAAGGTGGCTTTTTGGGATTGGATAATATTACGGTTGTCGATCGCAGCGAGAAATTGCCCGGCGGCGCGACGCTCGAGCAGTCTGATGCAACAGGATGGATGGGTATGTTCTGTCTGAATCTGATGCGCATTGCGTTGGAATTAGCCAAATACAACAAAGTTTACGAAGGACTGGCTACAAAATTCGTACAGCATTATATCTACGTCGGCGCCGCTATGAAAAATATGGGTGCACAAGGCATAGAATTATGGGATGAAGAAGATGGGTTTTTCTATGACGTACTTGTTTATCCCAACGGCCAAGGTTACGAAAAATTTCAAGTGCGTTCACTCGTCGGTTTAATTGCCATGTATGCCATCGATGTGCTGGAGGATCGTGAATGCGAAGAGAACAAAGAATTTATCAGCAATTTGGATTGGTTTATCCGCAACCGACCTGACATTGTTCAGCGTTGCGTATATAGTGATGAAACCAACGGACATCGGCGGCATATTTTGTCAATTGTCGATTCGCATCAATTAAAACGGATTCTGGAATGTATTACCGATCCCAATGAATTTTTATCGGCGGCAGGTTTACGAAGTTTATCGAAATATCACGAGAAAAATCCGTTTTATTTTGGTGATAAAGTTGTGCATTACGAACCGGCGGAAGCTATCAGTAAAATCAAAGGCGGTAATTCCAATTGGCGAGGACCGATTTGGTTTCCAACAAGCTATTTTATGATCAATTCGCTGGTGAAGTTTTCCGAAGCATTTGGAAAAGATTATGGCATCCAGCACGAAGGAAAATTAATTACGCCATATAAATTGGCCGAAGATCTTGCAAATCGTATGATCAGAATTTTTCTGCCCGATGAAAAAGGGCATCGCCCCGTTCATGGCTCCAGCAAGAAATTTCAGACTGATCCGCATTGGAAAGACTATGTGCTTTTTTATGAATACTTCCATGGTGATACAGGACAAGGGCTCGGCGCATCGCATCAAACCGGGTGGACTGCTTTGATCGCAACATTGATCAAAGAATGGAGGCAATGAGTTTCGATACAAATCGCCTTTGACAAAACATGACAAAAGTCATTTGAATCTATAGAACCCTTTTTTACAATGGAGCGTTCAGAATCAGGTTTTAATTAGGCATAATGGATGAAATCAAGAAGGATAGTTACTCGTACCCACCGGTAGCTGTCCTTATTTTATGTTAAGGAGGTTTATGAAAATCGTCATACCTAAGGAAACGTTCCCGGGAGAAAGCCGAGTGCCGATGATACCGCCCGATGTGGCGAAAATTGTCAAACGCGGCGCTCAGATTGAAATAGAAACAGGCATGGGAATCGGCTCTAATTATACTGATCAGGATTATATTCAAGCCGGTGCATCTGTTTCAACCGATCGCAAAAGTATGATCGCTTCAGGGGATATTGTTTTACGGTTACGAAAACCCGCCGTTGCAGAAATAGGATGGCTGAAAAAAAATTCTATTCACGTCAGCTATTTGGATCCGTTTACTGAAAAAGATTTGGTTAAAAAATTGGCCGATGGAGGCATTCATTCCATTTGTATGGAAATGATACCGCGTTCGACGCGCGCCCAAAAGATGGATGCACTGAGTTCGCAGGCCAGTCTTGCCGGTTATGTTGCTGTGATTCTCGCGGCGGAAAGGCTTAATAAAATATTTCCGATGATGATGACGCCGGCCGGTACGATCAATCCTTCGCGCGTATTTATCATCGGTGCCGGCGTTGCCGGATTACAAGCCATTGCGACGGCCAAAAGACTCGGCGCCCGTGTTGATGCTTTTGATACGCGGCCGGTTGTGGCCGAGCAAGTGCGTTCGCTAGGTGCTAAATTTGTCGAAGTGGATCTGGGTGAGACCGGTCAAACCAAAGACGGTTATGCTAAGGAACTTACACAGGAACAATTGGCCAAGCAACGCGAAGCGATGACTAAGCAATGCGGATTGTCCGACGTTGTGATCACAACAGCGCAAGTTTTTGGCCGAAAAGCGCCGATCATTATTACCAAGGATATGATTGCAAGAATGAAACCGGGATCGATCATTGTCGATCTTGCCATCGAAGGCGGTGGCAACGTTGAGGGAGCGGAACCGGGTAAAGAAGTGGATTTCAACGATGTTAAAGTGTTGGGAATCCAAAACCTTCCGGGAAAAGTTGCTGTGCACGCCAGTCAAATGTATTCAAGTAATTTGACCAGTTTAATTCTCGAATTTTGGGACGATGCGACAAAAAGTTTCAAGCTTGATCCCAATGATGATATTCTTAAGAGCGCGTTGGCAACATACGATGGCCAAATTTTCAGTGAAACTTTGAAAAATATTTTCAAATAGGGAGATACTATGCGCATACTGCTTCTTATTTTAACAATTATATTTTCGGCGATGCCGGTATTGGCCGGTGAAGCCGGAGACCCGGCCGCTCATCAAGTGAGCGACGAAGTATTACTATTTTTTTTATTTATTTTGGTGATTTCAATTTTTCTCGGATTCGAAGTGATTTCAAAAGTTCCCTCTTTATTGCATACACCGCTCATGTCCGGATCGAATGCCATTTCAGGAATCACGGTTCTCGGTTCGATGATAGCAGCGGGACTTGGCGAAGGACATGAAATCAGCATGATGCTGGGAGGTTTTGCAGTCGGATTTGCAATGATCAACGTGGTCGGTGGCTATTTAGTGACGGATCGCATGCTGCACATGTTCAAGAAAAAAGACGGCGCAGCGAAAGGAGGCAAGTCATGAAAACGGAAACGTTGGTTAATTTAGTCTACATCTTTTCGGCAATTACCTTCATCCTCGGATTTAAGATGATGACGTCGCCGCAGAATGCACGCCGAGGAAATATTATTTCTGCGATTGGTATGACAGCGGCAATCATTGTAACCGTCATGCTGCCGGAAGTCATTTCTTTTACGTGGCTATTGGGGGGCATCGCAGCTGGTTCTCTCGTAGGCATTTTATTAGCCTACATGACACCGATGACCGGTATGCCGCAAATGGTTGGATTGCTTAATGGTTTCGGCGGATTGGCCAGTTTACTGGTCAGTTGGGCGGAATATCACCTGATGCCTGAAACGAGCCATTACCGAGCGTTTGTCATTTTTTTAACACTGATGATTGGTGCCATAACTTTTTCAGGTAGTGTCATTGCATGGGCGAAGTTGGAAGAAAAATTTATCAGCGGCAAAGCCGTGGTATTCAAAGGTCAGCATATCGTCAATGGATCTATTGTTGCATTAATCGTCCTGGGCGGCATTTTATTTACGATGGAACCCGGTTCAGGGTACCAGATTTATATTGCAATGGTTGTCTTATCATTGCTTCTGGGCATCATGCTCGTGATACCCATCGGTGGCGCCGATATGCCGGTTGTAATTTGTTTGTTGAATAGTTATTCAGGGATGGCCGCGTGCGCATCGGGATTTGTTGTGATCAATAACCTTCTGATTGTAGCCGGCGCTTTAGTCGGAGCAAGCGGGATCATTCTGACGATCATTATGTGTAAAGCTATGAATCGTTCGGTGGCTAATGTATTTTTCGGCGGATTTGGCGCGACGACGGCAGGACAAGGCCAGGTAATACAAGGCGAAGTTAAACCGATGAGTGCAAGCGATGCGTATTTGGTTTTGGAGGCCGCATCATCCGTTGTATTTGTACCCGGTTATGGGCTTGCAGTTTCGCAGGCACAGCATACCGTACGTGAGCTGGCCGAACTATTGGAGAAAAAAGGATGCGAAGTGCGTTATGCGATTCATCCGGTTGCAGGCCGTATGCCCGGTCACATGAATGTATTATTGGCAGAAGCGAATGTGTC
This genomic interval carries:
- a CDS encoding LysE family transporter; amino-acid sequence: MLAIMIKGFILGWSVAWPPGPINTEMIRRGLTGGFWKAYVVGLGACTGDFLWALVVAAGVGAVLKEDWVRPILSVVSFSLLMYLAYTFLNGAWREWKKRMKGEPMAFDGKPQSAKAGYWLGLTMALVSPWNMAFWLAVMGSQSGEILTLLDSVILAISVVTGAATWGIVLSTAVKFGARFTTPAWEVITRALTGLLMLVFAVILIARFIESL
- a CDS encoding NAD(P)(+) transhydrogenase (Re/Si-specific) subunit beta, with the protein product MKTETLVNLVYIFSAITFILGFKMMTSPQNARRGNIISAIGMTAAIIVTVMLPEVISFTWLLGGIAAGSLVGILLAYMTPMTGMPQMVGLLNGFGGLASLLVSWAEYHLMPETSHYRAFVIFLTLMIGAITFSGSVIAWAKLEEKFISGKAVVFKGQHIVNGSIVALIVLGGILFTMEPGSGYQIYIAMVVLSLLLGIMLVIPIGGADMPVVICLLNSYSGMAACASGFVVINNLLIVAGALVGASGIILTIIMCKAMNRSVANVFFGGFGATTAGQGQVIQGEVKPMSASDAYLVLEAASSVVFVPGYGLAVSQAQHTVRELAELLEKKGCEVRYAIHPVAGRMPGHMNVLLAEANVSYDQLMEMDAINPMMETIDVSVIIGANDVVNPAAREDKSSPLFGMPIIDVDKSRTVIVLKRSMNPGFAGVDNPLFFKQNTRMLFGDAKASIQSLVNEFKGSH
- a CDS encoding NAD(P) transhydrogenase subunit alpha — encoded protein: MPVLAGEAGDPAAHQVSDEVLLFFLFILVISIFLGFEVISKVPSLLHTPLMSGSNAISGITVLGSMIAAGLGEGHEISMMLGGFAVGFAMINVVGGYLVTDRMLHMFKKKDGAAKGGKS
- a CDS encoding DNA alkylation repair protein; this translates as MTVQEVMKELRTMGTDQNIKVYRRHGMGTNMYGVSFSNLQQLRKKIKTNHTLAQQLWKTGNADARHLATMIVDPELATERLIDRWTKTLSYYLIADLHAGWVCQTPWAKKKAEEWIRAEHEWIGRAGWMLMAYLAMDKNSFSDEYFKKLISVIEKKIHHGKNFAKHAMNNALIAIGIRNKSLKEAAQQAAKRIGKVEVDHGETNCKTPDAALYIEKAFARKR
- a CDS encoding glucosidase; the protein is MLFGVEESKALRAKLSLPNETPEHARMKEFTPGVPPWRRWGPFVAERSWGTVREDYSDNGDAWSYLSHDMARSKAFRWGEDGIAGFCDRYQVLTFVPAFWNEKDPILKERLFGLTPNEGNHGEDVKEYYFYLDSVPSHAYNKYLYKYPQREYPYRRLIDENRSRNGQGDEFELLDTGIFDDDRYFDVFIEYAKNGPEDVYIRIEVWNRGPEDAPFHFVPNFWFRNKWGWTNPRTSEPIIEIGPKGKNFVSVVADDSNMEPFKNLPFLYLLGKRYLYAEGSPAMYFTDNETNTDRLYHAPNPKPYVKDAFHRYIIQKEKCINPENHGTKSCFHYQQMIPAKQCKVFRLRLTSEVLNNPFDNFDALVTVRQKEADAFYENVYPPKASAEEKNVMRQAYAGLLWTKQIYLYDVNRWLIGDNPDFAPPDSRQNIRNSHWRHLNSMRILSMPDKWEYPWFAAWDLAFHAIAFADIDIEYSKEMLWVMLFEQFQHPNGQIPAYEWEFSDLNPPVHARAVWKVYTMDKERTGKGDLIFLEKCFHKLLMNFAWWINKVDSSGNNVFEGGFLGLDNITVVDRSEKLPGGATLEQSDATGWMGMFCLNLMRIALELAKYNKVYEGLATKFVQHYIYVGAAMKNMGAQGIELWDEEDGFFYDVLVYPNGQGYEKFQVRSLVGLIAMYAIDVLEDRECEENKEFISNLDWFIRNRPDIVQRCVYSDETNGHRRHILSIVDSHQLKRILECITDPNEFLSAAGLRSLSKYHEKNPFYFGDKVVHYEPAEAISKIKGGNSNWRGPIWFPTSYFMINSLVKFSEAFGKDYGIQHEGKLITPYKLAEDLANRMIRIFLPDEKGHRPVHGSSKKFQTDPHWKDYVLFYEYFHGDTGQGLGASHQTGWTALIATLIKEWRQ
- a CDS encoding NAD(P) transhydrogenase subunit alpha, giving the protein MKIVIPKETFPGESRVPMIPPDVAKIVKRGAQIEIETGMGIGSNYTDQDYIQAGASVSTDRKSMIASGDIVLRLRKPAVAEIGWLKKNSIHVSYLDPFTEKDLVKKLADGGIHSICMEMIPRSTRAQKMDALSSQASLAGYVAVILAAERLNKIFPMMMTPAGTINPSRVFIIGAGVAGLQAIATAKRLGARVDAFDTRPVVAEQVRSLGAKFVEVDLGETGQTKDGYAKELTQEQLAKQREAMTKQCGLSDVVITTAQVFGRKAPIIITKDMIARMKPGSIIVDLAIEGGGNVEGAEPGKEVDFNDVKVLGIQNLPGKVAVHASQMYSSNLTSLILEFWDDATKSFKLDPNDDILKSALATYDGQIFSETLKNIFK